Proteins found in one Crassostrea angulata isolate pt1a10 chromosome 3, ASM2561291v2, whole genome shotgun sequence genomic segment:
- the LOC128179026 gene encoding uncharacterized protein LOC128179026: MHKKQVCSYCFSIHFIIEKFICKMESVLVFFSLWTLFGVQGITQKVFPQSAYRTWLDAESSCRKDNLGLLVNLDSLTKDTTFDLEVSITDSDQYWTGGYRLGLFYWKYGCFTLDSAAIFMTGNLKEIGGTNSVSECARFCGEERQWVALVKRFCYCLIDVDETALDASRCPSPCPGDRMDSCGSDQAMSVYKTLNKTKILDDITRKPIGENQMCVFIMSDAGVIRWKVDNCTQQKIVLCQNVTKSGIEFVSPHRTPKTWVSANEDCQRENMTLAVVTQNDVKKSPIDKLPQNVHVWVALRRHDLFYWTSGDIRNDPTDCLAVQKDTYGNLVKSWFPCSDQFKYVCLSEGQPPTVESAVIGTPAPTTASTAETTTMPTTQSTTKIITTQPTTIPTTEKITTKPTTMPTTMPTTEKMTTKATTEKMTTKPTTQPTTIPKTIKPTTMSTRDQMTTEPTTQLATEQITTQLTTEQLTTQPTTMPTTEKMTTTPTTQPTTEHMTTQPTTEKLTTQTTIIPTTLQITTIPTTEQITSQTTIPTTEQITTQITTQTTQPSVEQITTKPTTIHATEQKTPQQTTMSTTQTQRTTKQMTTQQSTEQMTTKSTTISTTDSTTTKETTIVTTENVKPIIPIVKSNAFSPAKSTVLPTRPIATESNAFTNASNGLPNSGQSSEQSDNSPTTELILVILIFLALVLLAVFVLVQWAVKRRRRKSIRLNRRTSKEITFKGEDEMLIRSFHTSEDKTTLSPKPMPRIDIDTGSLQILASIPENKKKLHRSDDTLDIPWIDASMNTLDNLSVSRDTETRSDTIGTKALSAPELDRIGVDSDDEDDVPHPCAMRTFSKQNEPILESEI, encoded by the exons ATGCATAAAAAACAAGTTTGTTCTTATTGTTTTAGCATACACTTCATTATCGAAAAGTTTATATGCAAGATGGAATCGGTACTTGTATTCTTTTCTTTGTGGACATTATTTGGAG TTCAGGGTATCACACAGAAGGTTTTTCCCCAGTCGGCCTACCGGACGTGGCTGGACGCCGAGTCCAGCTGTAGGAAAGACAATTTGGGACTCCTCGTCAACCTCGACTCCCTCACAAAGGACACGACCTTTGACCTTGAGGTCAGCATCACAGACAGTGACCAGTACTGGACGGGAGGGTACCGGCTCGGCCTCTTCTACTGGAAGTACG GGTGTTTTACTCTGGATTCAGCTGCAATATTTATGACCGGCAATTTGAAAGAGATTGGGGGCACAAATTCAGTATCAGAATGCGCAAGGTTTTGTGGCGAGGAGAGGCAATGGGTTGCATTAGTC AAAAGGTTTTGTTACTGCCTGATCGATGTTGACGAGACGGCTTTGGACGCCTCCAGATGCCCATCGCCCTGCCCCGGGGACAGGATGGACTCGTGCGGCAGTGACCAGGCGATGTCCGTATATAAAACAC TAAACAAAACTAAGATATTGGACGACATTACACGCAAGCCCATTGGAGAAAACCAAATGTGCGTCTTCATTATGTCCGATGCGGGAGTGATTAGGTGGAAAGTGGATAACTGCACGCAACAAAAAATAGTTCTCTGTCAAAATG TGACAAAGAGCGGCATAGAATTTGTATCACCGCACAGAACACCCAAGACCTGGGTGTCGGCAAATGAAGACTGCCAGAGAGAAAACATGACCTTGGCGGTGGTCACTCAGAATGATGTCAAAAAAAGTCCCATAGATAAACTCCCCCAAAACGTCCACGTGTGGGTTGCTCTACGTCGGCATGATCTGTTCTATTGGACCAGTGGCG ATATAAGAAATGATCCCACAGACTGTTTAGCTGTACAAAAGGATACCTATGGGAATCTTGTCAAATCGTGGTTTCCCTGTAGCGACCAATTCAAATACGTTTGTCTCAGTg AGGGCCAACCCCCGACGGTTGAGTCTGCTGTGATAGGAACTCCAGCCCCAACAACAGCATCTACGGCTGAGACAACAACAATGCCAACAACAcagtcaacaacaaaaataattacaacacaACCAACAACAATTCCAACAACAGAAAAAATTACAACTAAACCAACAACAATGCCAACAACAATGccaacaacagaaaaaatgacaactaaagcaacaacagaaaaaatgaCAACTAAACCAACAACACAGCCAACAACAATACCAAAGACaattaaaccaacaacaatGTCAACAAGAGATCAAATGACTACTGAACCAACAACACAGCTAGCAACAGAACAAATTACAACACAATTAACAACCGAACAATTGACAACACAACCAACAACAATGccaacaacagaaaaaatgaCAACTACACCAACAACACAGCCAACAACAGAACACATGACAACACAGCCAACAACAGAAAAATTAACCACACAAACAACAATAATACCAACAACACTACAAATTACAACAATACCAACAACAGAACAAATCACTTCACAAACAACAATACCAACAACAGAACAAATTACGACACAGATAACAACGCAAACAACACAGCCATCAGTAGaacaaataacaacaaaacCAACAACAATACATGCAACTGAACAAAAGACACCACAACAAACAACAATGTCAACAACACAAACACAGCgaacaacaaaacaaatgacGACACAGCAATCAACAGAACAGATGAcaacaaaatcaacaacaatATCAACAACAGATTCAACAACAACCAAAgaaacaacaattgttacaacaGAGAATGTTAAACCTATTATACCAATTGTTAAATCGAATGCATTCTCACCTGCAAAGTCAACTGTCTTGCCTACACGACCCATCGCCACGGAATCCAATGCCTTCACAAATGCATCTAATGGTCTACCAAATTCAGGGCAATCTAGTGAGCAGTCTGATAACTCGCCCACTACAG AGCTGATTCTGGTTATTCTGATATTCCTGGCCCTGGTTTTGCTTGCTGTGTTTGTCTTGGTGCAGTGGGCTGTCAA AAGAAGGAGAAGAAAATCTATACGCTTGAATAGAAGAACGAGTAAGGAAATCACATTTAAGGGAGAAGATGAAATGCTCATCAGGTCGTTCCATACTTCTGAAGACAAGACGACGCTTTCTCCGAAGCCAATGCCTAGAATTGATATAGACACAGGTTCTCTGCAAATCCTTGCAAGT ATTCctgaaaacaaaaagaaactcCATCGCAGTGACGACACTCTTGACATTCCCTGGATTGATGCGTCAATGAATACTCTGGACAATTTAAGCGTGTCACGTGACACAGAGACTCGCTCTGACACCATTGGCACCAAGGCCCTTTCCGCACCCGAGCTGGATCGAATAGGAGTTGATTCAGACGATGAAGATGATGTTCCGCATCCTTGTGCAATGAGAACATTTTCTAAACAAAATGAACCCATACTGGAGTCTGAAATATAA
- the LOC128179039 gene encoding growth hormone secretagogue receptor type 1-like — translation MDSMMNFSLGITSSTENMTETEFDLNLLYEKYIPEKFLIPKIIKTILYAFGFPGNILACILWLQKPMLHSSGCYLAALAASDVLFLIMSLMYDLTLYWKVKVLEFPTICQLFPCMYLSVQYLSPLLTLAFTVERFISIRFPFKRRIYCNIKRAVCVILTLVAISLGVAGIQIYFWHYDYNLEKCVNRLEFVYLSEKWTWVTEFVMFMFVPVLILLFNILLVVTMRNSSRRAQELYGPMPPKQKTVTTKMLLVVSFVLIFTTIPVSIVYSLNDRFPLGDLSAIDNISNDVTWQRHLNFMLTQEIIYDIGMSHYACNFYLYLLIGKKFRLAIKKYFQKLSVMKLVDFKDRNSRSLRSSFTELRSMS, via the coding sequence ATGGATTCAATGATGAACTTTTCCCTTGGAATAACTTCAAGCACAGAGAATATGACGGAGACCGAGTTTGACCTAAACCTCTTGTACGAAAAATATATTCCAGAAAAGTTCCTTATACCTAAAATAATAAAGACCATTCTGTACGCTTTTGGATTTCCCGGAAATATTTTAGCTTGTATTTTATGGCTTCAAAAACCCATGCTGCACTCCTCGGGATGCTACCTTGCGGCCCTAGCCGCTTCAGATGTGTTGTTTCTGATAATGTCCCTCATGTATGATCTTACACTTTATTGGAAAGTGAAAGTCCTCGAATTTCCTACTATCTGCCAACTGTTCCCGTGTATGTATCTTTCTGTACAATATTTATCTCCCTTGCTTACGTTAGCGTTCACCGTTGAGCGCTTTATATCAATTCGATTTCCGTTCAAGAGGAGGATATACTGCAACATAAAGAGGGCCGTCTGTGTCATTCTCACGCTTGTCGCCATTTCTCTTGGAGTCGCCGGAATTCAGATTTATTTTTGGCATTACGACTATAACCTAGAAAAATGTGTCAACAGGCTGGAGTTCGTGTATCTGTCTGAGAAATGGACCTGGGTGACGGAGTTTGTCATGTTCATGTTTGTCCCTGTCCTGATCCTGCTGTTCAATATTCTACTGGTCGTCACCATGAGAAACTCCTCCCGAAGAGCACAGGAACTCTACGGACCAATGCCACCAAAGCAAAAAACCGTCACAACCAAAATGCTGTTGGTAGTTTCATTTGTCCTTATATTTACGACAATACCAGTGAGTATCGTCTACTCTTTGAACGATAGATTCCCACTTGGTGATTTAAGTGCTATCGATAATATATCTAATGACGTCACATGGCaacgtcatttgaatttcatgttGACCCAGGAAATTATCTACGATATTGGTATGAGCCACTACGCCTGCAACTTTTATTTGTATCTGCTCATTGGCAAAAAATTCAGGTTGGccataaagaaatattttcaaaaactttcagTTATGAAACTGGTGGATTTCAAAGACAGGAATTCGAGATCTTTGCGATCTTCTTTTACCGAGTTAAGATCTATGTCGTAA